From a single Candidatus Defluviilinea gracilis genomic region:
- a CDS encoding stage V sporulation protein S, with translation MDMIKVSASSRTSAVAGAIAGVVREFKRAEVQAIGAGAVNQAVKALALATGYLKNDNIQIVCVPEFADVTIDDKVRTAIKFVVEPR, from the coding sequence ATGGACATGATCAAGGTTTCAGCCAGCTCCCGTACCTCTGCCGTTGCCGGGGCAATTGCGGGGGTGGTGCGCGAGTTCAAACGGGCGGAAGTGCAAGCGATTGGAGCCGGAGCAGTGAACCAGGCTGTGAAGGCGCTGGCTCTGGCTACCGGGTATTTGAAAAACGATAATATCCAGATTGTTTGCGTGCCGGAGTTTGCGGATGTGACGATCGACGACAAGGTGCGCACCGCCATCAAGTTTGTCGTTGAGCCGCGCTGA
- a CDS encoding YdcF family protein — protein MRKFTSKKFIWRGALFLGLIGFSGLVLPRLVTAVHSINRIYQKENAPKKQLAIVFGAGLRRDGTPTAILRDRVETAAELYFSGKVKKLLMSGDNPVLDYNEPESMRQYALSLGVPEEAIALDYAGRRTYDTCYRAKEIFQADDVLLVTQKFHLPRALFLCNALGVEAVGVEANTRRFWNSSLMIWNFRELLATVGAFLDLYVSAPAPVLGEPIPLFVE, from the coding sequence ATGAGAAAATTTACCAGCAAAAAATTTATATGGCGCGGCGCGTTATTTCTGGGGTTGATCGGCTTCTCAGGGTTGGTCTTGCCGCGCCTGGTGACAGCCGTCCATTCCATCAACCGCATTTACCAGAAAGAGAACGCGCCAAAAAAACAACTTGCCATTGTGTTTGGCGCCGGCTTGCGAAGGGATGGAACCCCCACCGCCATCTTGCGCGACAGGGTGGAAACCGCCGCCGAACTGTATTTTTCGGGCAAAGTGAAAAAGCTACTGATGAGCGGAGATAACCCTGTGTTGGACTATAACGAGCCCGAATCGATGCGCCAATACGCGCTTTCGCTTGGCGTTCCCGAAGAAGCGATCGCCCTGGATTATGCCGGCCGGCGCACCTACGATACCTGTTATCGGGCAAAAGAGATCTTTCAGGCAGACGATGTATTGCTCGTCACGCAAAAATTTCATTTACCGCGCGCCTTGTTTCTCTGCAATGCGCTGGGGGTGGAGGCTGTTGGGGTGGAGGCAAATACCCGCCGTTTTTGGAACTCATCGTTGATGATCTGGAATTTTCGAGAACTCCTCGCCACGGTGGGAGCGTTTCTAGACTTGTATGTTTCAGCGCCCGCTCCTGTGCTGGGAGAGCCTATTCCACTGTTCGTGGAGTGA
- a CDS encoding Flp family type IVb pilin: MLFAPKEKGQGLVEYAIIIALVAIVVIAVMTLLGPKIGNTFSSINNSLP; encoded by the coding sequence ATGTTGTTCGCACCCAAAGAAAAAGGCCAGGGCCTCGTCGAGTACGCGATTATCATCGCTCTCGTCGCTATCGTCGTGATTGCGGTTATGACTTTGCTTGGACCCAAGATCGGCAATACCTTCTCCAGCATCAATAACTCCCTGCCGTAA
- a CDS encoding Flp family type IVb pilin — MLFSLKEKGQGLVEYAIIIALVAILVIVAVGAFGEKTGDTFSSINNSLP; from the coding sequence ATGTTATTTTCGCTCAAAGAAAAAGGACAGGGGCTTGTGGAGTATGCGATCATTATTGCTCTCGTGGCTATTCTTGTGATTGTGGCTGTTGGGGCGTTCGGCGAGAAAACCGGCGACACATTTAGCTCCATTAACAATTCACTGCCGTAA
- a CDS encoding PhnD/SsuA/transferrin family substrate-binding protein: MNRNPFPRLIFAVAFVLTVGCNLPRLGAAEPTPTPVLGVVTETPAPPLPSAELGSPENPLILALPPSTSSQETIDSANLIAAQFKERAGYSVVTVIPDSKLALVEAFQKGNAHIALLDPYAYALAYQNETVKAAFAVVKDEKSLYGAQFLAQRRAGFTPFFNPVSESNTDDDPAVALAQFNDRKPCWSDERSLSGYVIPFGYLKTSGISTKPAAFVEGHPTVVRSLYASGICEFGATYIDARKFPSLEDQFPDLMEQVIVIWRIPEIIPYDVFVFSSNLPQPMRDLFASIVPVIMQTTDGNSAFKAVYGIDEFQQVNDGFYAEFRALVDASGVNLASALK; encoded by the coding sequence ATGAATCGGAATCCTTTTCCCCGGTTGATTTTCGCGGTCGCGTTTGTTCTGACTGTCGGCTGTAATTTGCCGCGCCTGGGCGCCGCCGAACCGACGCCAACCCCGGTTCTCGGCGTTGTCACTGAGACGCCCGCCCCGCCGCTTCCCTCCGCTGAACTTGGCTCGCCGGAAAACCCCTTAATCCTCGCCCTGCCGCCATCGACATCTTCGCAGGAGACGATCGACTCTGCGAACCTGATCGCCGCGCAATTCAAGGAACGCGCGGGGTACTCGGTGGTCACGGTCATCCCCGACTCGAAACTGGCGCTCGTGGAAGCCTTCCAAAAAGGGAATGCGCATATCGCGCTTCTCGATCCGTATGCGTATGCGCTGGCGTATCAAAACGAAACTGTCAAAGCCGCCTTTGCCGTTGTGAAGGATGAGAAAAGTCTGTATGGCGCGCAATTCCTTGCGCAACGCAGGGCTGGATTTACCCCGTTTTTCAACCCGGTGAGCGAATCGAACACGGACGATGACCCGGCGGTTGCCCTCGCCCAATTCAACGACCGGAAACCTTGTTGGAGCGATGAACGCTCGCTCTCCGGCTATGTCATTCCTTTCGGGTATTTGAAAACCAGCGGCATCAGCACCAAGCCCGCCGCCTTCGTGGAGGGACACCCGACCGTTGTGCGCTCGTTATATGCAAGCGGTATCTGCGAGTTTGGAGCCACCTACATCGATGCGCGGAAGTTCCCCTCGTTGGAAGACCAATTTCCCGACCTCATGGAGCAGGTGATCGTGATCTGGCGGATTCCCGAAATTATCCCGTATGATGTGTTTGTATTTTCTTCCAACTTGCCGCAACCGATGCGGGATTTATTTGCAAGTATCGTTCCCGTCATCATGCAAACCACAGATGGCAACTCCGCGTTCAAGGCGGTGTATGGGATCGACGAATTTCAGCAGGTGAATGACGGTTTTTATGCCGAGTTCCGCGCTCTCGTCGATGCGTCTGGGGTTAATCTGGCATCCGCGCTTAAGTGA
- a CDS encoding DUF4230 domain-containing protein, with the protein MKNNNFLSILILIVIGVAAYMIVQTVREGAKTATQPFEQVNEANRALQTQMANLMNPTPTIIPDPITYINEIRALARLETIQYSVEKVITGETGGGTFATFFGDKILFVGHGTVIAGVDMEKLAPENMRYENGVLSVQLPPAEIFIATLDNEKSYVYDRQTGVLTKPDPNLETLVRQKAEEEILKAALEDGILNQAQINAETYLFKFFAALGFPNTIFLDNPN; encoded by the coding sequence ATGAAAAATAACAATTTTCTCTCCATCCTGATTCTGATTGTGATCGGAGTTGCGGCATACATGATCGTGCAGACCGTGCGCGAAGGCGCCAAAACCGCAACCCAGCCTTTCGAGCAGGTGAACGAGGCGAACCGCGCCCTGCAAACGCAGATGGCGAACCTGATGAACCCCACGCCGACGATCATCCCCGACCCGATCACCTACATCAACGAGATTCGCGCGTTGGCGCGGCTCGAAACGATTCAGTATAGCGTGGAGAAAGTGATCACCGGCGAGACTGGCGGAGGAACGTTCGCCACATTTTTCGGCGACAAAATTTTGTTCGTCGGTCACGGCACCGTCATCGCCGGTGTCGACATGGAAAAACTCGCGCCTGAAAACATGCGCTACGAAAACGGAGTGCTCTCTGTACAACTGCCCCCGGCTGAAATTTTCATCGCCACCCTCGATAACGAAAAATCATACGTATACGACCGGCAGACCGGCGTGCTGACCAAGCCCGACCCAAACCTCGAAACCCTCGTCCGGCAAAAGGCGGAGGAAGAGATCCTCAAAGCCGCGCTGGAAGATGGAATCCTCAATCAGGCGCAGATCAACGCCGAGACCTACCTGTTCAAATTTTTTGCCGCGCTCGGTTTCCCGAATACGATCTTCCTCGATAACCCCAACTAG
- a CDS encoding lipoate--protein ligase family protein yields the protein MTLWRLLITLPARGAWNMAADETILHHVGRGDSPPTLRLYAWTPACLSLGYAQPFTDVDTQRLKAQHWDVVRRLTGGRAILHTDELTYSVIAPNDEPRVAGTVLESYNRLAQALLLAVKSLNVAVEMKEKKTNDTPGNNPVCFEVPSTYEITVNEKKLIGSAQARKKEGVLQHGSLPLTGDLTRICRALAFEDEAARENASRRLLERAITVEAALGRRVGWGEAAQAYIRAFEAQLGIQFEEGKLSESESNMAEELVREKYDHPSWTGRV from the coding sequence ATGACACTCTGGCGGCTTCTCATCACCCTTCCGGCAAGGGGAGCATGGAATATGGCGGCGGATGAAACCATCCTGCATCATGTCGGACGCGGCGATTCCCCTCCCACCTTACGGCTGTATGCCTGGACCCCGGCTTGTCTCTCGCTTGGGTACGCCCAGCCCTTCACAGACGTTGACACACAGCGACTGAAAGCGCAACACTGGGATGTGGTGCGACGCCTCACCGGCGGGAGGGCGATCCTCCACACCGACGAGTTGACCTATTCCGTTATCGCTCCCAACGATGAACCTCGAGTAGCGGGCACCGTGCTCGAAAGTTACAACCGCTTGGCGCAGGCGCTATTGCTCGCCGTGAAATCCCTGAATGTTGCTGTGGAAATGAAAGAGAAAAAAACGAACGATACGCCAGGCAACAACCCGGTCTGCTTTGAAGTTCCATCCACGTATGAGATCACAGTCAACGAAAAAAAGTTGATAGGTTCGGCGCAAGCCCGCAAAAAAGAAGGCGTTCTGCAACATGGCTCCCTGCCTCTGACCGGCGACCTGACGCGAATCTGCCGGGCGCTTGCTTTTGAGGATGAGGCGGCTCGTGAAAACGCATCCAGGCGATTGCTGGAGCGGGCGATCACGGTCGAAGCGGCGTTGGGGAGGAGAGTCGGTTGGGGCGAGGCGGCGCAGGCTTACATCCGCGCTTTTGAGGCGCAGTTGGGAATCCAATTCGAGGAGGGCAAGTTGTCCGAATCCGAATCCAACATGGCGGAGGAACTCGTCCGCGAGAAATACGATCACCCCTCGTGGACGGGACGAGTCTAG